The Rhododendron vialii isolate Sample 1 chromosome 8a, ASM3025357v1 genome has a window encoding:
- the LOC131298436 gene encoding agamous-like MADS-box protein AGL62, with translation METHKEKKTSLGRQRIEIKKIEKKSQLQVTFSKRRSGIFRKAGELSVLCGARVAVIVASPAGKIFAFGSPSVDSVVDQFLAGNTSWGDSDAEFDNDVHRLRDKHAKVAREREAEEEREKAARGGGGGGSWWEQSLDGLGLSELEQYKAALEVLKSKVMGRADEIAAAEAETAAGDLPGNFLIADHYFSGIDDEHNSLGFDSFDYN, from the exons ATGGAGACGCACAAGGAGAAGAAAACCAGCCTGGGCCGCCAGAGGATAGAAATCAAGAAGATAGAGAAAAAGAGCCAACTACAAGTCACCTTCTCGAAACGCCGGTCTGGGATCTTCAGGAAAGCCGGCGAGCTGAGCGTCCTGTGCGGCGCCCGCGTGGCGGTTATCGTCGCGTCTCCCGCCGGGAAAATCTTTGCATTCGGAAGCCCGTCTGTGGACTCTGTCGTCGACCAGTTTCTCGCCGGGAACACTAGTTGGGGCGACTCGGACGCGGAGTTCGACAATGACGTCCACCGGTTGAGGGACAAGCATGCCAAG GTCGCCAGGGAGCGCGAAgcggaggaagagagagaaaaagcgGCGCGCGGAGGCGGCGGAGGTGGGTCGTGGTGGGAACAGAGTCTTGATGGTTTGGGGTTGAGTGAATTGGAGCAATACAAGGCGGCGCTGGAAGTGCTCAAGAGCAAGGTGATGGGCAGAGCTGATGAGATTGCAGCGGCGGAGGCGGAGACGGCGGCGGGCGATTTGCCCGGAAATTTCTTGATCGCTGATCATTATTTTAGCGGCATTGATGACGAGCACAATAGTTTAGGTTTTGACAGTTTtgattataattag